From Phoenix dactylifera cultivar Barhee BC4 unplaced genomic scaffold, palm_55x_up_171113_PBpolish2nd_filt_p 000316F, whole genome shotgun sequence, a single genomic window includes:
- the LOC103712426 gene encoding kinesin-like protein KIN-14Q: MASEGILSISVASVVEDVLKQHGSRLSDIDLASRKAEEAATRRYEAAGWLRKMVGVIGGAKDLPEEPSEEEFRIGLRNGIILCNALNKVQPGAVPKVVEAPADFAVLPDGAALSAYQYFENLRNFLCALEEMGLPTFEASDLEKGGKGSRVVNSVLALKSYHECKQTGRNYSWKYGGILKPASSGKYFVRKNSEPFMNSLSRTLSGDKFQDGLSLEQNLSVDFSIESSEMTTSHSLNMLVRTILSDKKPEEVPSVVESMLGKVMKEFERRIASQNEMVKTTMRDLADGNISNGCLSKPDVWTEDSSASDETKAWTADKTDNNNSFSEPNVLTEVSSISNETKMEKAKNIHVSSKDEDALNGRVLKQHKIIYRQQREIQELKHTLHRTKDGIKFMKSQYSEEFSNLGKHLQILAHAASGYHKVLEENRKLYNQVQDLKGNIRVYCRVRPFLPGQFSSMSAVSHIDDGNITVITPAKYCKEGHKSFTFNKVFGPTATQEEVFSDTQPLIRSVLDGYNVCIFAYGQTGSGKTYTMSGPKELTEEGLGVNYRALNDLFHISEQRKDTFCYEIAVQMIEIYNEQVRDLLANDGGNRRLEIRNSSQKGLNVPDANLIPVVSTSDVIELMNLGQKNRAVSSTAMNDRSSRSHSCLTIHVQAKDLTSGNVLRGCMHLVDLAGSERVDKSEVKGDRLKEAQHINKSLSALGDVISALAQKNTHIPYRNSKLTQLLQDSLGGQAKTLMFVHISPEMDAIGETLSTLKFAERVATVELGAAKKNKDNGEVKELREQIASLKAALARREGETHIRSTMSSPDIYRMKSGAISPSYPSFRQPMEDVGNIEVQSNSALMQKGANYDIRELLMETNPSPWPESCAGLQKTDDKETSSGEWVDKVIINKHEAVARDEDSLRDWEGDGTQLPAYFYQRYIPDVRVYRDQPRNRAESVATDDSDDLDLATSDSSEPDMSWQFNLPKPSAAINVVESRIKKPQTKTIKSPDVRTSLIPSSSRKVSNGAGRTTSRPGRNPVSGGIGGKRSVSGKVGSGKQSLH; encoded by the exons ATGGCGTCGGAGGGGATTCTTTCGATATCGGTGGCTTCGGTGGTGGAGGATGTGCTGAAGCAGCATGGGTCGAGGCTGAGTGACATCGATTTGGCTTCGAGGAAGGCAGAGGAAGCAG CGACGAGAAGGTATGAGGCAGCCGGTTGGCTGAGGAAGATGGTTGGGGTCATTGGTGGTGCTAAAGATTTGCCGGAAGAGCCTTCTGAGGAGGAATTCAGGATTGGCTTGAGAAATGGGATAATTCTTTGCAATGCGCTCAACAAGGTTCAACCTGGTGCAGTGCCAAAG GTGGTAGAAGCTCCTGCAGATTTTGCTGTGCTCCCAGATGGAGCAGCTTTGTCAGCATATCAGTACTTTGAAAACTTGAGGAACTTCCTTTGTGCACTCGAAGAGATGGGTCTCCCCACATTCGAGGCATCTGATCTAGAGAAG GGAGGTAAGGGCTCAAGGGTTGTCAACAGTGTCCTAGCTCTTAAGTCCTACCACGAATGCAAACAAACAGGCAGAAATTATTCCTGGAAATATGGTGGAATATTGAAACCTGCCAGCTCAGGGAAATATTTCGTAAGGAAAAACTCAGAACCTTTCATGAATTCCTTGTCTAGGACCCTATCAGGTGACAAATTCCAGGATGGCTTATCACTGGAGCAGAACTTAAGTGTTGACTTTTCAATAGAATCCTCTGAAATG ACAACTTCGCATTCGCTGAATATGCTTGTCCGTACAATTTTATCAGATAAGAAGCCTGAAGAAGTTCCATCT GTTGTGGAATCGATGTTAGGTAAAGTCATGAAAGAATTTGAACGCCGTATTGCAAGCCAAAATGAGATG GTGAAAACAACTATGAGGGATCTGGCAGATGGTAATATATCCAATGGTTGCCTCTCCAAACCGGATGTTTGGACAGAGGACTCATCTGCTTCTGATGAAACAAAG GCTTGGACTGCTGACAAGACTGATAACAATAATTCCTTCTCTGAACCGAATGTTTTAACGGAGGTCTCTTCTATTTCTAATGAAACAAAG ATGGAGAAGGCAAAGAACATTCATGTGAGCTCGAAAGATGAAGATGCTCTAAATGGGAGGGTCCTAAAgcaacacaagatcatttatCGACAACAAAGAGAGATTCAG GAACTGAAACATACTCTTCACAGGACTAAAGATGGTATAAAGTTCATGAAATCACAGTACTCTGAAGAGTTTAGCAATCTTG GCAAGCATTTGCAGATCCTTGCTCATGCTGCTTCAGGTTATCATAAAGTTCTTGAGGAAAATAGAAAGTTATACAATCAAGTACAAGATCTTAAAG GAAATATTAGGGTCTACTGCCGTGTGAGACCTTTCCTTCCTGGACAATTTAGTAGCATGAGCGCAGTCAGTCATATTGATGATGGAAATATTACAGTCATCACCCCTGCAAAGTACTGCAAAGAAGGGCATAAATCTTTTACCTTCAACAAAGTCTTTGGCCCAactgcaactcaag AAGAGGTCTTTTCAGATACCCAACCTCTTATTCGTTCAGTTCTTGATGGTTACAATGTCTGTATTTTTGCATATGGCCAAACTGGATCAGGAAAAACTTATACAATG AGTGGACCTAAAGAACTTACTGAGGAAGGTCTTGGTGTAAATTATAGGGCATTAAATGATCTATTTCATATCTCAGAACAGAGAAAGGACACATTTTGTTATGAAATTGCTGTTCAGATGATTGAGATATATAACGAACAAGTGAGAGATCTCCTTGCAAATGATGGTGGTAACAGAAG ATTAGAAATTCGTAACAGCTCACAAAAAGGACTTAATGTACCTGATGCAAACTTGATCCCTGTTGTATCAACTTCGGATGTTATCGAATTGATGAACCTTGGTCAAAAGAATCGGGCAGTATCTTCAACAGCCATGAATGACCGTAGCAGTCGCTCTCATAG TTGCCTAACCATTCATGTTCAAGCAAAAGACTTGACATCTGGGAATGTCCTTCGAGGATGCATGCATCTAGTTGATTTGGCAGGGAGTGAAAGAGTAGACAAGTCTGAGGTCAAAGGAGACAGGCTGAAGGAGGCACAACATATAAACAAATCTCTTTCAGCATTAGGAGACGTAATATCTGCCCTTGCACAAAAGAACACGCATATACCTTATAGGAATAGTAAACTCACACAATTACTCCAAGACTCTCTTG GTGGGCAAGCCAAAACGCTGATGTTTGTCCACATAAGCCCTGAGATGGATGCCATTGGTGAGACCTTAAGCACTCTCAAATTTGCCGAGCGGGTTGCCACTGTTGAGCTAGGTGCTGCCAAGAAGAACAAAGATAATGGAGAAGTCAAAGAGCTCAGAGAGCAG ATAGCTAGTCTTAAGGCAGCATTAGCTAGGAGAGAAGGAGAAACTCACATAAGAAGTACAATGTCCAGCCCTGATATATACAGGATGAAGTCTGGTGCAATCTCCCCATCATATCCGAGCTTCAGGCAGCCAATGGAGGATGTTGGAAACATAGAG GTCCAGAGTAATTCTGCACTGATGCAAAAGGGGGCAAACTATGATATCCGAGAGTTACTGATGGAAACCAATCCTTCTCCATGGCCGGAGAGCTGTGCTGGACTCCAGAAAACAGATGACAAAGAAACAAGTTCTGGAGAATGGGTTGACAAGGTCATTATTAACAAGCATGAAGCTGTCGCTCGAGATGAAGATTCGCTAAGAGATTGGGAAGGAGATGGCACACAACTCCCTGCTTATTTTTATCAAAGATATATTCCTGATGTAAGAGTTTACAGGGATCAGCCTAGAAACCGGGCCGAGTCTGTAGCGACCGATGATTCGGATGATCTGGATTTGGCAACCAGTGATTCTTCAGAACCAGATATGTCATGGCAGTTCAATCTTCCAAAACCTAGTGCTGCAATCAATGTGGTAGAATCAAGgattaagaagcctcaaacaaaGACAATAAAGAGCCCAGATGTCAG GACTTCCCTCATCCCATCTTCGTCGCGGAAAGTGTCCAATGGAGCTGGCCGAACAACCAGCCGGCCAGGGAGGAATCCCGTTTCCGGTGGCATCGGTGGAAAGCGGTCAGTTAGTGGAAAGGTAGGAAGCGGAAAGCAAAGTTTACATTAG
- the LOC103712425 gene encoding protein DEHYDRATION-INDUCED 19 homolog 2-like, with amino-acid sequence MEADSWSRFSAASKRHQSAVQPRFDLYLGYEEIDGGEEDSRAEFPCPFCSEDFDIVGLCCHIDDEHSVEAKNGVCPVCAARVGMDMVGHITVQHANFFKMQRRRRFRKGSSGSHSTLSLLRKDLRGGNLQSLFGGSSFTVAPLNAAPDPLLSSFILNFPVADSSKDVKPESLDDGNLINKTSEEKAGESVEPSLSEKDQVERARRSHFVRELVLSTIFDDPI; translated from the exons ATGGAGGCCGATTCATGGAGCCGCTTCTCTGCCGCCTCGAAACGCCACCAGTCCGCTGTTCAGCCTCGATTCG ATCTGTACCTTGGGTATGAGGAGATCGATGGAGGGGAAGAGGACTCGAGAGCGGAGTTCCCGTGTCCATTCTGCTCCGAGGATTTTGATATAGTGGGGCTGTGCTGCCACATCGACGACGAGCACTCGGTTGAGGCTAAAAATGGG GTATGTCCTGTTTGTGCAGCTAGGGTTGGGATGGACATGGTTGGGCACATAACTGTGCAGCATGCGAATTTCTTCAAG ATGCAGCGTAGGAGGAGATTCCGTAAAGGTTCATCAGGATCCCATTCTACACTCTCTTTGTTGAGAAAGGATCTTCGAGGGGGGAATTTGCAATCTCTTTTTGGGGGGTCTTCCTTTACAGTTGCTCCCTTGAATGCTGCGCCTGATCCATTGCTTTCATCATTCATTCTGAATTTTCCTGTTGCTGATTCATCAAAAGATGTAAAGCCTGAATCCTTGGATGATGGAAATTTGATTAACAAGACTTCAGAGGAGAAAGCAGGGGAAAG TGTTGAGCCATCTCTATCCGAGAAAGATCAAGTGGAGAGAGCTCGGAGGAGTCACTTTGTGCGGGAGCTTGTGTTGTCCACGATATTTGATGATCCCATATGA